The genome window ACGGCCGTCGAGACATTGGCGCGGCCGAACAGCTTGCCCGCCCAGCCGATTTCGTAGTTCGTCGCCTCTTCGGGGGAAAGGCCGGGATTCGAAACAGCGGTGCTGAAACGCGAACTGAAGCGCTCGAACAGCGTGGGGAAACGCGTGCGATGTGAAACGCTTGCGTAAACCTTCGCGTCATCGGAATAGCGGTAGATCGCCGCCGTCTGCCAATTCCAGGCATCGCTGTCCGCGAGCTGGTAATTGATGATACCCGTCGACTGCGTCCAGTCCTGCGCCTTCGAAAGCTCACGCCAGTCATAGCTGCCGCCCGTGACCACGTCGATGCGGGACGTCGCGTGGAACGTGTTTTCCAGCGCCACCGAGTAGGTGTCCTCGATGGACTGCTGATTGGGTTCGAGGCATGGCGCGGTCTGACCGGTCGGGCAGCCGCTGTTGACATAGTTCCGGTTGCGCTCGTTATGCTCGTCCTGCCGATAATGGAACGCGGCTTTCACGGTGTCCCAATTGGTGATGTCGGTGCCGGCATCAACCGAACCGCCATAGGCGACGTCGCGATAGTAGCTACGGAACGCATACCCCTTGGACTGCGTGGTCATCGTCGCATCGTCGTAGGAGAACAGGTCGTTGTCGAAGGTGTTGTAGTAAAGCTTTGTGTTCACATAGGACGACTGGCCAAGCCGCGTCGTCGTATGCGAGTAGACGCTGTCGATGTTCCATGCGGGCCAGTCCCAATAGCGCTGGCTTCCGATCGCGTTGACGGTGTGGAACGGGGCGCCCTTCGAGCCTTCCTGCTTGATATAGCTGATCGCATATTCATCGGTCGCGTTCGGCGTGATGCCCGCCTTGACGTTGATGCGCCAGTCGTTCACCTCGGAGTTGTTGCGCCAACCGCCGTCTTCGCTTGCCGCGTTCTGCGGCTTGAAGTCGTCGGAGAGCTTCCAGCCTTTCGAATCGAGGATCGAGCCGGACGCCGTCAGGTAGTAATATTTCTGTTTCGTGCCGACATAGCCCGACGTGCGGAAGCCGCTGTAGGAGCCGTCGCCCGCGAAGGTGAAGGTCTGCGCGATCTCGGCTTCCAGCTCTTTCGTCGGGCGCCGCGTCACGAGATTGATCGCGCCGCCGAGTGCGCCGGGGCCGTCGAGCACCGACGCGTAGCCCTTGGCGATCTGGATTTCGGCGATCTCCGCGCCCGTGAGGAAGCGGCCAAAGTCGAGGCGGTTATCGGCGGGAAGATAGACGCGCACGCCGTCGATGGTCAGCGGCACCTGATAGCGGTCGAAGCCGCGCACGAAGAGCAGCCGCTCGTTGCGCGTGCCGCCCGAATTGGAATCCGAAACACCCGGAGCGAGCGCGGCGGCCTGATCGAGCGTCGGTTTCTGGAAGGTCCAGGTCTGCTCGTTGGTGACGACCGTGCCGCCCATGAGATTGATGCCGCCGAGGCTGAAAATGCCAGCCGCCGAAGATCCGCCTGTTCCGTTGCCGCCTGTGCCCTGAGCGACTTCATCGCCGGAAGCGCCTGTTGCGGGCGTCGCCTGGTTCTCACGACGCGCTTGCGGCGCGGAAGCCGGCGTCACCGTCTTCGGCTGGTATACGACCACCGGCGGGAGCGTCGAAGCCTCTTCCGAGGCGCCCTGCGCCTCCTGCGCCAGCGACGGGGCTGGCAGCGTCATGTTGAGCGCAAGACCGAGCGCCGCAGCAATCAGCGTCCCTTGCGAAATGGCACCGGCCAGCCCAAGGCTGTCCGCGTTTGCCGAACAGGCATGTGCGCGAACAGCCGAACCCGTTGCGGGAGCGCCGGCCAGCCTGCCGTGCGCCCGCTCGTAGCGGGAAATAGTCATGAATGTTGCCCCTAACCCCAGATTATCCGATCTGGGCCCCCCGGCGCGAACGCCGTGCCCAAGGCCCAGGATGATATATTAAAGGCAATACAGCTCAGGGGAACACCAAGTTGTCACAGCTATATCACCGTGTGTATAACTGTGACGAAATTGCAGCATGTGCCTAATTTGCCGCCAGATGGGCAGGGGAGGGGCGCGAGCTGGGCATGCCAGAGCGGCACGGGGCCGGATCTCGGCGCTCATTTACGCGTCGCGGAGCGGGAGCGCGTGGCGGGTTTCGCCGATGCGTGGGAGCGATCCGGTCGCCGGGTTCGAGGCGCAAGGCATAGCGGG of Rhodomicrobium lacus contains these proteins:
- a CDS encoding TonB-dependent receptor plug domain-containing protein, with protein sequence MTISRYERAHGRLAGAPATGSAVRAHACSANADSLGLAGAISQGTLIAAALGLALNMTLPAPSLAQEAQGASEEASTLPPVVVYQPKTVTPASAPQARRENQATPATGASGDEVAQGTGGNGTGGSSAAGIFSLGGINLMGGTVVTNEQTWTFQKPTLDQAAALAPGVSDSNSGGTRNERLLFVRGFDRYQVPLTIDGVRVYLPADNRLDFGRFLTGAEIAEIQIAKGYASVLDGPGALGGAINLVTRRPTKELEAEIAQTFTFAGDGSYSGFRTSGYVGTKQKYYYLTASGSILDSKGWKLSDDFKPQNAASEDGGWRNNSEVNDWRINVKAGITPNATDEYAISYIKQEGSKGAPFHTVNAIGSQRYWDWPAWNIDSVYSHTTTRLGQSSYVNTKLYYNTFDNDLFSYDDATMTTQSKGYAFRSYYRDVAYGGSVDAGTDITNWDTVKAAFHYRQDEHNERNRNYVNSGCPTGQTAPCLEPNQQSIEDTYSVALENTFHATSRIDVVTGGSYDWRELSKAQDWTQSTGIINYQLADSDAWNWQTAAIYRYSDDAKVYASVSHRTRFPTLFERFSSRFSTAVSNPGLSPEEATNYEIGWAGKLFGRANVSTAVFYSDVSNFIQNVTIVGGTNNGKTQFQNVGDGEFYGWEGSADVSLTKSLSVGGNVTLISRDISNSTNVATFHLTDVPDAKGIAYVKWSPFDGVTLTPNVEMASTRWTSNSAGSLYYQIGAYTIANFSAEYEFRPGATLQLTARNLTDENYSLADGYPEPGRSFTAGMRIKF